In one window of Azoarcus olearius DNA:
- the msrA gene encoding peptide-methionine (S)-S-oxide reductase MsrA, with protein MTNTTDTSLQTALLGGGCFWCLEAVFREVEGVERVVSGYSGGHVEAPTYRQVCAGGTGHVEVVQIHFDPARVSYRDLLEIFFVIHDPTTMDRQGNDIGPQYRSVIYVNGDEQLHTALALIEELGEARVYPRAIATRVERAGTFWPAEVEHQEYYAHNSDQPYCQYVVAPKVAKFREKFAARRKGGR; from the coding sequence ATGACGAACACGACTGACACGTCGTTGCAGACTGCGCTGCTCGGCGGAGGATGTTTCTGGTGCCTCGAAGCCGTATTCCGCGAAGTGGAAGGGGTGGAGCGGGTGGTTTCGGGCTATAGCGGCGGCCACGTAGAGGCGCCCACTTATCGCCAGGTGTGCGCGGGTGGCACCGGGCATGTGGAGGTGGTGCAGATCCACTTCGACCCGGCGCGGGTGAGCTACCGCGACCTGCTGGAGATTTTCTTCGTGATCCACGACCCGACCACGATGGACCGGCAGGGCAACGACATCGGCCCGCAGTACCGCTCGGTGATCTACGTGAACGGCGACGAGCAGCTGCACACCGCGCTGGCGCTGATCGAGGAGCTGGGCGAGGCGCGCGTCTATCCGCGCGCCATCGCCACGCGGGTCGAACGCGCCGGCACTTTCTGGCCGGCGGAGGTGGAGCACCAGGAGTACTACGCCCACAACAGCGACCAGCCGTATTGCCAGTACGTGGTGGCGCCCAAGGTGGCGAAGTTCCGCGAGAAGTTCGCGGCCCGGCGCAAGGGCGGACGCTGA
- a CDS encoding translocation/assembly module TamB domain-containing protein: protein MDGPDDSANAPPAPPAPAPPRARRRRWPLLLAAALLGLLAALAWSVSTEAGLQAVGRLASRIAPGELRIEQAGGRLLGPLRIGRLSFVSPSTELTVDDFVLEWTPAELLHGRLEIQRIAARSVALRQRPGPPDGTPPTPPASLALPVELSVSHIEIDALRLQQGEDATSAIVLNTLRGGFAADAEALVLRDFSVASTFGDLRAEARIAAVAPFALSARASLDGQHAGQLFQATVDADGTLFATRLQASLHGNAATGSVTLEATPFEDLPLRGVRLRLEGVDPALFVAAAPSARLTVEAELGAQASPAGALILSGPLRLANAAPAPLNRGGIPLRGVAGVLQWSGDEGALEQLAIELAGRARATGRLGWTQQVGAEGLQFELGLSELDLHAMDDRLPAHRLSGDLRGEAGPTRQHARVALRLGGARIEAEGAREVAATGDGSTVTGKALVRDFDPAALFPGAPGGRINLQLDVDGQLAAQNALALRFELPEGRLQGRPVRGKGRLDVVQAPGLLRLEDVAVALDLAGNRIDADGAWGAGKDRLRFVIDAPALDALGYGFGGRMGAAGELTGGAQGAAGEFQLFASALTLPGAMRIDGANASGRLSAGPKGTLVLAAGFSGIGQRGARDNQIDVLRIAVDGRVDAHTVAAEAEGVSGHRVDIGLDGGWNGTTTPGRWVGRLVRLQTEGRFPLRLRAPAALDLGSEQVRLGTAELTAGEAGRIRLDETRWSPASSAFRGSLTGLALGLTTRRDGTPRRGPGPLVLGAEWDLRLADSVEGEARVFRESGDLSVEGEIPTRLGLDGFELRLAARGTRLSGSLAASGAELGELSGSATAALKRAGGVWTVDMDAPLLGSARLAMPSIAWFGRLLQERVETGGRLDGEFTLAGTPAAPYASGRIRGQTLRLALVDQGLILAGGELLADFDRERLRIERLSFISPNRVNPRDNRIPVAALTATPGRLDAQGEIALASGEGAFRFTADRLPLLQRPDRWLILSGRGEAHSTWTSLALDAALRADAGYVEIADTPPPALSDDVVILGREQPAGTPFAISADIRIGLGDALYLSALGVETRLAGAFSLRQRPGQALAAVGTVNTVGGTYKGYGQRLEIERGLVSFQGPVDDPGLNIVALRKGLAVEAGVAITGSARRPQVRLVSEPSVPDPEKLSWIVLGRAPDAAGGADLALLLPAAQALLGGPGGGMTEQLSRSLGFDTFSIGQGELNSSSRTATSKVAGAGTTIASDPTVAGQVLSVGKRLSTDLFLSFEQSLGGAESLVKLTYQLGRRVSVVARGGTDNALDLYYTFAFR from the coding sequence ATGGACGGGCCGGACGACAGCGCCAACGCGCCCCCGGCCCCGCCCGCGCCCGCACCCCCGCGGGCGCGCCGTCGCCGCTGGCCGCTGCTGCTGGCGGCCGCGCTGCTGGGGCTGCTCGCCGCGCTGGCCTGGAGTGTCTCCACCGAAGCCGGCTTGCAGGCCGTGGGCCGCCTTGCCAGCCGCATCGCCCCCGGCGAGTTGCGCATCGAGCAGGCCGGGGGCCGGCTGCTCGGCCCGCTGCGCATCGGGCGGCTGAGCTTCGTTTCGCCTTCCACCGAACTGACGGTGGATGATTTCGTGCTCGAATGGACGCCGGCCGAACTCCTGCACGGCCGGCTCGAGATCCAGCGCATTGCCGCCCGCAGCGTCGCCTTGCGGCAGCGCCCCGGTCCGCCCGACGGTACGCCGCCGACGCCGCCCGCCTCGCTCGCGCTGCCGGTCGAGCTTTCCGTCAGCCACATCGAAATCGACGCCCTGCGGCTGCAACAGGGCGAGGACGCCACCTCCGCGATCGTCCTGAACACCCTGCGTGGCGGATTCGCCGCCGACGCCGAAGCGCTCGTCCTGCGCGATTTCTCCGTCGCCAGCACCTTTGGCGACCTGCGGGCGGAAGCGCGCATCGCTGCGGTCGCACCGTTCGCGCTGAGCGCCCGCGCCAGCCTGGACGGGCAGCACGCAGGGCAGCTCTTCCAGGCGACGGTCGACGCGGACGGCACCCTGTTCGCGACCCGGCTCCAGGCCAGCCTGCACGGCAACGCGGCCACGGGGAGCGTCACGCTGGAGGCGACCCCGTTCGAGGACCTGCCCTTGCGCGGCGTCCGCCTGCGACTGGAGGGCGTCGACCCGGCGCTCTTCGTCGCTGCCGCACCCAGCGCACGGCTGACGGTCGAGGCCGAACTGGGCGCGCAGGCCTCGCCTGCCGGGGCGCTGATCCTGAGCGGTCCGCTGCGGTTGGCGAATGCCGCGCCCGCGCCGCTCAATCGCGGCGGCATTCCCCTCCGCGGCGTCGCGGGCGTCCTTCAATGGTCTGGCGACGAGGGTGCGCTGGAGCAACTCGCGATCGAATTGGCGGGACGGGCCCGCGCCACCGGCCGGCTCGGGTGGACGCAGCAGGTGGGCGCCGAAGGGCTGCAGTTCGAACTCGGGCTCAGCGAACTCGATCTGCACGCCATGGACGATCGTCTGCCGGCCCATCGTTTGTCCGGCGACCTGAGGGGCGAGGCAGGGCCGACGCGCCAGCACGCGCGCGTGGCGCTGCGCCTCGGCGGCGCCCGCATCGAAGCCGAGGGCGCCCGCGAGGTGGCGGCCACGGGTGACGGCTCGACGGTGACCGGGAAGGCGCTGGTGCGCGACTTCGACCCCGCCGCGCTGTTCCCCGGCGCACCCGGCGGGCGCATCAATCTGCAGCTCGATGTCGACGGCCAGCTCGCGGCGCAGAACGCGCTGGCCCTGCGTTTCGAACTGCCCGAGGGGCGTTTGCAGGGGCGGCCGGTGCGCGGCAAGGGGCGTCTCGACGTGGTGCAGGCGCCCGGCCTGCTGCGGCTGGAGGACGTTGCGGTCGCGCTCGACCTCGCCGGTAACCGCATCGACGCGGACGGCGCCTGGGGGGCCGGCAAGGACCGGCTGCGTTTCGTCATCGACGCGCCGGCGCTGGATGCGCTCGGCTACGGCTTCGGCGGGCGGATGGGCGCGGCCGGCGAACTGACCGGCGGCGCGCAGGGCGCGGCTGGCGAGTTCCAGCTGTTTGCCTCCGCGCTGACCCTGCCTGGCGCGATGCGCATCGACGGCGCCAACGCGAGCGGCCGGCTGAGTGCCGGGCCCAAGGGTACGCTGGTGCTGGCGGCCGGGTTCAGCGGCATCGGTCAGCGCGGCGCTCGCGACAACCAGATCGACGTGCTGCGCATCGCGGTGGATGGCCGGGTGGATGCCCACACCGTGGCGGCCGAAGCGGAGGGCGTCAGCGGCCATCGGGTCGACATCGGACTGGACGGCGGCTGGAACGGCACCACGACGCCGGGACGCTGGGTGGGCCGGCTGGTCCGCCTGCAGACGGAAGGGCGATTCCCGCTGCGGCTGCGGGCGCCGGCCGCGCTGGACCTCGGCAGCGAACAGGTCCGCCTGGGCACGGCGGAACTGACGGCCGGAGAAGCGGGCCGCATCCGCCTCGACGAAACGCGCTGGTCCCCCGCTAGCAGCGCGTTCCGCGGCTCGCTCACCGGACTTGCGCTTGGCCTGACCACGCGGCGCGACGGCACGCCCCGGCGCGGCCCCGGGCCGCTGGTGCTCGGTGCCGAGTGGGACTTGCGGCTGGCCGACAGCGTGGAGGGCGAGGCGCGGGTGTTCCGCGAGTCGGGCGACCTGAGCGTGGAGGGCGAGATCCCGACGCGGCTCGGGCTGGACGGGTTCGAACTGCGGCTGGCGGCGCGCGGAACCCGCCTATCGGGTTCCTTGGCTGCCAGCGGTGCCGAACTCGGCGAGCTGTCGGGCAGCGCGACTGCCGCGCTGAAGCGCGCCGGCGGGGTGTGGACCGTGGACATGGATGCGCCGCTGCTCGGCTCGGCCCGGCTGGCGATGCCGTCCATCGCCTGGTTCGGCCGCCTGCTGCAGGAGCGGGTGGAAACCGGCGGGCGCCTGGACGGCGAATTCACGCTCGCCGGCACCCCGGCGGCACCGTACGCCAGCGGCCGCATCCGCGGCCAGACGCTGCGCCTCGCGCTGGTCGACCAGGGGCTGATCCTGGCCGGCGGCGAATTGCTGGCCGATTTCGACCGCGAACGCCTGCGCATCGAACGCCTGTCCTTCATCTCGCCCAATCGCGTCAATCCGCGCGACAACCGCATTCCGGTCGCGGCGCTCACCGCCACCCCGGGCCGTCTCGATGCGCAGGGGGAGATCGCGCTCGCGAGCGGCGAGGGCGCCTTCCGCTTCACTGCCGATCGCCTGCCCTTGCTGCAGCGCCCCGACCGCTGGCTGATCCTGTCCGGCCGCGGCGAGGCCCACTCCACCTGGACCTCGCTGGCGCTCGACGCGGCGCTGCGGGCCGACGCCGGCTATGTCGAAATCGCCGATACGCCGCCGCCCGCGCTGTCCGACGACGTGGTGATCCTCGGGCGCGAGCAGCCCGCCGGCACGCCCTTCGCCATCTCCGCCGACATCCGCATCGGGCTCGGCGATGCCCTGTACCTGTCCGCGCTGGGGGTGGAGACGCGCCTTGCCGGTGCGTTCTCGCTGCGCCAGCGGCCGGGCCAGGCGCTGGCTGCCGTCGGTACGGTCAATACGGTGGGGGGTACCTACAAGGGCTACGGCCAGCGGCTGGAGATCGAGCGCGGCCTGGTCAGCTTCCAGGGGCCGGTCGACGATCCGGGGCTCAACATCGTCGCGCTGCGCAAGGGGCTCGCGGTCGAGGCCGGGGTGGCGATCACCGGCAGCGCGCGCCGGCCGCAAGTGCGGCTGGTGTCCGAACCCTCGGTGCCGGACCCGGAAAAACTGTCGTGGATCGTGCTCGGCCGCGCGCCGGATGCCGCCGGTGGGGCGGACCTTGCACTGCTGCTGCCGGCTGCGCAGGCGCTGCTCGGCGGACCCGGCGGGGGCATGACCGAGCAGCTCAGCCGCAGTCTGGGCTTCGACACCTTCTCGATCGGCCAGGGCGAACTCAACAGCAGTTCGCGCACCGCGACCAGCAAGGTGGCGGGTGCCGGCACGACTATTGCAAGCGATCCCACTGTAGCGGGCCAGGTGTTGAGCGTGGGCAAGCGCCTGTCGACCGATCTCTTCCTGTCCTTCGAGCAAAGCCTCGGTGGCGCGGAAAGTCTGGTCAAGCTCACTTATCAGCTCGGCCGTCGGGTTTCGGTCGTGGCACGGGGCGGAACCGACAACGCCCTTGATCTTTATTACACGTTCGCGTTCCGCTGA
- the trpC gene encoding indole-3-glycerol phosphate synthase TrpC yields MSDILQKICAVKREEVTAALAAKPLAIVRAEAEAQPAARDFVGAIRGRITAGRPAVIAEIKKASPSKGVIREDFRPADIAPSYEAAGAACLSVLTDKPFFQGAPEYLQAARAACALPALRKDFLVDAYQVYEARAMGADAILLIAACLSLTEMQDMEAIAHGLGMGVLVEVHDGAELEQALKLRTPLVGINNRNLRTFEVSLQTTLGLLPRLAAEADRIVVTESGILAPADVALMRENGVNAFLVGEAFMRVPDPGAGLRALFG; encoded by the coding sequence ATGAGCGACATCCTGCAGAAGATCTGCGCGGTCAAGCGCGAGGAAGTCACCGCCGCGCTTGCGGCCAAACCGCTCGCCATCGTGCGGGCAGAGGCCGAGGCGCAGCCCGCGGCGCGCGATTTCGTCGGCGCGATCCGCGGCAGGATCACCGCGGGCCGACCGGCGGTGATCGCCGAGATCAAGAAGGCCAGTCCCTCCAAAGGGGTGATCCGCGAGGACTTCCGGCCCGCCGACATCGCGCCCTCGTACGAGGCCGCGGGCGCGGCCTGCCTGTCGGTGCTGACCGACAAACCCTTCTTCCAGGGCGCGCCGGAATACCTGCAGGCCGCCCGCGCCGCCTGCGCGCTGCCGGCGCTGCGCAAGGATTTCCTCGTCGACGCCTATCAGGTGTACGAAGCGCGCGCGATGGGTGCGGACGCCATCCTGCTGATCGCCGCCTGCCTTTCGCTGACCGAGATGCAGGACATGGAGGCGATCGCCCACGGCCTCGGCATGGGCGTGCTGGTCGAGGTCCATGACGGCGCCGAACTCGAACAGGCCTTGAAGCTGCGCACGCCGCTCGTCGGCATCAACAACCGCAACCTGCGCACGTTCGAAGTCTCGCTGCAGACCACGCTCGGTCTGCTGCCGCGGCTGGCGGCGGAGGCGGACCGCATCGTCGTCACCGAGTCCGGCATTCTCGCGCCGGCCGATGTCGCCTTGATGCGCGAGAACGGCGTGAATGCCTTCCTGGTCGGGGAGGCCTTCATGCGCGTACCCGACCCCGGCGCCGGTTTGCGCGCCTTGTTCGGCTAA
- the trpD gene encoding anthranilate phosphoribosyltransferase produces the protein MTITAQQALQRTIEHREIFFDEMLSLMRQIMAGEVSPVMTAAILTGLRVKKETIGEITAAATVMRELATKVVVPPPHDHFIDVVGTGGDGSHTFNISTATIFVTAAAGARVAKHGNRSVSSKSGSADALEALGANIMLTPEQVAECVQATGIGFMFAPSHHSAMKNVAPVRREMGVRTIFNILGPLTNPAGAPNTLLGVFHPDLVGILVRVMERLGANHVLVVHGLDGMDEVSLGAATMVGELKDGEVSEYEIHPEDYGLAMVGSRNLRVEDADESRRVLVGALENQPGPAREIVIFNAGVALYAANLVDSIEAGIVRARELVASGAARAKLDEYVQFTRKFGGA, from the coding sequence ATGACGATTACCGCCCAGCAAGCGCTCCAGCGCACCATCGAACACCGCGAAATCTTCTTCGACGAAATGCTGTCGCTGATGCGCCAGATCATGGCCGGCGAAGTCTCGCCGGTGATGACCGCCGCCATCCTCACCGGCCTGCGCGTCAAGAAGGAAACCATCGGCGAGATCACCGCCGCCGCCACCGTGATGCGCGAACTCGCCACCAAGGTGGTGGTGCCGCCGCCGCACGACCACTTCATCGACGTCGTCGGCACCGGCGGCGACGGCTCGCACACTTTCAACATCTCCACCGCCACCATCTTCGTCACTGCGGCAGCGGGGGCGCGCGTTGCCAAGCATGGCAACCGCAGCGTGTCGTCCAAGTCCGGCAGTGCGGACGCGCTCGAAGCGCTCGGCGCCAACATCATGCTGACGCCCGAGCAGGTGGCCGAATGCGTGCAGGCCACCGGCATCGGCTTCATGTTCGCACCCAGCCACCACAGCGCGATGAAGAACGTCGCCCCGGTGCGGCGCGAGATGGGCGTGCGCACCATCTTCAACATCCTCGGCCCGCTCACCAACCCGGCCGGCGCGCCCAATACCCTGCTCGGCGTGTTCCACCCGGACCTCGTCGGCATCCTGGTGCGCGTAATGGAACGCCTTGGCGCCAACCACGTGCTGGTGGTGCACGGCCTGGACGGCATGGACGAAGTCAGCCTCGGCGCCGCCACGATGGTGGGCGAACTGAAGGACGGCGAGGTCAGCGAATACGAGATCCACCCGGAAGACTACGGCCTGGCGATGGTCGGCAGCCGCAACCTGCGTGTCGAGGATGCCGACGAATCGCGCCGGGTGCTGGTGGGTGCGCTGGAAAACCAGCCCGGGCCGGCGCGCGAGATCGTCATCTTCAACGCAGGGGTTGCGCTGTATGCGGCCAACCTGGTCGATTCCATCGAGGCCGGCATCGTCCGCGCGCGCGAACTCGTCGCGAGCGGCGCGGCACGGGCCAAGCTGGACGAGTACGTGCAATTCACGCGCAAGTTCGGAGGCGCCTGA
- a CDS encoding aminodeoxychorismate/anthranilate synthase component II, with amino-acid sequence MLLMIDNYDSFTYNLVQYFGELGAEVKVFRNDEITLEQIAHMKPDHLVISPGPCSPAEAGISVAAIREFAGKLPILGVCLGHQSIGAAFGGRIVHAQKLMHGKTSPVHHKDLGVFRGLPNPLTCTRYHSLAIERASLPDCLEVTAWTDDGEIMGVRHKTLDVEGVQFHPESIMTERGHDLLKNFLDSTRSLPAAA; translated from the coding sequence ATGTTGCTGATGATCGACAACTACGACAGCTTCACCTACAACCTGGTGCAGTACTTCGGCGAACTCGGCGCCGAGGTGAAGGTGTTCCGCAACGATGAAATCACCCTCGAGCAGATCGCCCACATGAAGCCCGACCACCTCGTCATCTCGCCCGGGCCGTGCTCGCCGGCGGAGGCGGGTATCTCGGTGGCGGCAATCCGCGAATTTGCAGGCAAACTCCCCATCCTCGGCGTCTGCCTCGGCCACCAGAGCATCGGCGCCGCCTTCGGCGGCCGCATCGTCCATGCGCAGAAACTCATGCATGGCAAGACCTCGCCGGTGCATCACAAGGACCTCGGCGTGTTCCGCGGGCTGCCCAATCCGCTCACCTGCACCCGCTACCATTCGCTCGCGATCGAACGCGCCAGCCTGCCCGACTGTCTTGAAGTAACCGCCTGGACGGACGATGGCGAGATCATGGGCGTGCGCCACAAGACGCTGGACGTCGAAGGCGTGCAGTTCCACCCCGAATCGATCATGACCGAGCGCGGCCATGACCTGCTGAAGAACTTCCTCGACTCGACCCGCAGCCTGCCTGCCGCCGCCTGA
- the trpE gene encoding anthranilate synthase component I, whose translation MLEQEFNALAEQGYNRIPVTLETFADLDTPLSIYLKLANEPYTYLLESVQGGERFGRYSFIGLASPTRIEVYGRSALLLTGNRLVERRDYGDPLNFVAEFMNRIKVPPREHLPRFAGGLVGCFGYDTVRYIEPRLAKTDKPDAIGTPDILLMLSEEIAIVDNLTGKLTLVVYAEPEVPGAFKRAKKRLQELLARLRAPVAIPEESRAESAPAVSSFGEEAFKDAVRRAKQYIVDGDIMQVVLSQRMSKPFAAHPMALYRAIRSLNPSPYMFYFNLEDFHVVGASPEILVRLEDDTVTVRPIAGTRKRGATVAEDAALEEDLLADQKECAEHLQLLDLGRNDAGRVSETGTVKVTERFTVERYSHVMHIVSNVEGQLKEGLDALAVLRATFPAGTVSGAPKLRAMEIIDELEPVKRGIYAGSVGYVGFHGDMDLAIAIRTAVLKDGQIHVQAGAGIVADSDPDAEWQETQNKARAMLRAAEMAEGGLDTQV comes from the coding sequence ATGCTCGAACAGGAATTCAATGCCCTGGCTGAACAGGGCTACAACCGCATCCCGGTCACGCTCGAGACCTTCGCCGATCTCGACACGCCGCTCTCCATCTACCTGAAGCTCGCCAACGAGCCCTACACCTACCTGCTGGAATCGGTGCAGGGCGGCGAGCGCTTCGGCCGTTACTCCTTCATCGGTCTCGCATCGCCGACGCGCATCGAGGTGTATGGCCGTTCGGCGCTGCTGCTCACCGGCAACCGCCTCGTCGAGCGCCGCGACTACGGCGACCCGCTCAACTTCGTCGCCGAGTTCATGAACCGCATCAAGGTGCCGCCCCGCGAGCATCTGCCGCGCTTCGCGGGTGGGTTGGTTGGTTGCTTCGGCTACGACACCGTGCGCTACATCGAGCCCCGCCTCGCCAAGACCGACAAACCCGACGCGATCGGTACGCCGGACATCCTGCTGATGCTGTCGGAGGAGATCGCCATCGTCGACAACCTCACCGGCAAGCTCACGCTGGTGGTGTATGCCGAGCCCGAGGTGCCGGGCGCCTTCAAGCGCGCCAAGAAGCGCCTGCAGGAACTGCTCGCCCGGCTGCGCGCGCCGGTGGCCATCCCGGAGGAGTCGCGCGCCGAGTCCGCGCCGGCGGTCTCCAGCTTCGGCGAGGAGGCCTTCAAGGACGCGGTGCGCCGCGCCAAGCAGTACATCGTCGACGGCGACATCATGCAGGTGGTGTTGTCGCAGCGCATGAGCAAGCCGTTCGCCGCGCATCCGATGGCGCTTTACCGGGCGATCCGCTCGCTGAATCCTTCGCCCTACATGTTCTACTTCAACCTCGAGGACTTTCATGTCGTCGGCGCCTCGCCGGAAATCCTGGTGCGGCTGGAGGACGATACGGTGACAGTGCGGCCGATCGCCGGCACCCGCAAGCGCGGCGCTACCGTCGCCGAGGATGCAGCGCTGGAAGAGGACCTGCTGGCCGACCAGAAGGAGTGCGCGGAGCACCTGCAGTTGCTCGATCTCGGCCGCAACGATGCCGGCCGGGTGTCGGAGACGGGTACGGTGAAGGTCACCGAACGCTTTACCGTCGAGCGCTATTCCCACGTGATGCATATCGTGTCCAACGTCGAAGGACAGTTGAAGGAGGGGCTGGACGCGCTGGCGGTGCTGCGCGCCACTTTCCCGGCCGGCACGGTGTCGGGCGCGCCCAAGCTGCGCGCGATGGAGATCATCGACGAGCTGGAGCCGGTCAAGCGGGGCATCTACGCCGGGTCGGTGGGTTATGTCGGTTTCCACGGCGACATGGACCTGGCAATCGCGATCCGCACCGCGGTGCTGAAGGACGGTCAGATCCACGTGCAGGCGGGGGCGGGCATCGTTGCCGATTCCGACCCGGACGCCGAATGGCAGGAAACGCAGAACAAGGCGCGCGCCATGCTGCGGGCGGCCGAGATGGCCGAGGGCGGGCTGGATACGCAGGTTTGA